From Hymenobacter sedentarius, a single genomic window includes:
- a CDS encoding class I SAM-dependent methyltransferase — MNLPDTLRLNEFGFYEIKHKPTPEELRDYYAQRYYQENLTTYQASYPPEELEHIEGKLKLRHWVLADLRNQGTSDVEASAAEATDVAQLPAGSFLDIGCGEGWALDYFQRQGWEVLGMDFSSFSLEKFHPALRERLRTGDLYEELEKLVAAGQQFDVLWLDNVLEHVLEPAELFRLCRALVKPNGVLMVDVPNDFSALQQHLLDGGHIDRPFWVVLPDHLSYFNQTGLRNLAQATGWHVSKAIADQPIDLNLLNPATNYVMDRAAGKSAHRARVEQDNLLLRTAPLPAVAAYYEAMAGVGLGRSIVAFLQPA, encoded by the coding sequence ATGAACCTGCCCGATACCCTGCGCCTGAACGAGTTTGGCTTTTACGAAATCAAGCACAAGCCCACGCCGGAGGAGCTGCGCGATTACTACGCCCAGCGCTACTACCAGGAAAATTTGACCACCTACCAGGCCAGCTACCCGCCCGAAGAGCTGGAGCACATTGAGGGCAAGCTGAAGCTGCGGCACTGGGTGCTGGCGGATTTGCGCAACCAAGGCACCAGCGACGTTGAGGCATCAGCTGCTGAAGCAACAGATGTAGCTCAACTTCCCGCTGGGTCTTTCCTCGATATTGGCTGTGGCGAAGGCTGGGCCTTAGATTATTTTCAGCGCCAGGGCTGGGAGGTGCTTGGGATGGATTTCAGCAGCTTCAGCCTGGAGAAGTTTCATCCGGCGCTGCGGGAGCGGCTGCGCACCGGCGACTTGTACGAGGAACTGGAAAAGCTCGTGGCGGCGGGCCAGCAGTTTGATGTGCTGTGGCTGGACAATGTGCTGGAGCACGTACTCGAGCCCGCTGAGTTATTCCGCCTTTGCCGGGCGCTGGTGAAGCCCAATGGCGTGCTGATGGTGGACGTGCCCAACGATTTTTCGGCCCTGCAGCAGCACTTACTCGACGGTGGCCACATCGACCGGCCGTTCTGGGTGGTACTGCCCGACCACCTTTCCTACTTCAACCAAACCGGCCTGCGCAACCTGGCCCAGGCCACTGGCTGGCACGTTTCAAAAGCCATTGCCGACCAACCCATTGACCTTAACCTGCTAAACCCAGCTACCAACTACGTAATGGACCGTGCGGCCGGCAAAAGCGCCCACCGCGCCCGTGTCGAGCAGGACAACCTGTTGCTGCGCACCGCCCCGCTGCCCGCCGTGGCGGCCTACTACGAGGCCATGGCCGGCGTAGGCTTGGGCCGCAGTATTGTCGCATTTTTGCAGCCGGCGTAG
- the pseB gene encoding UDP-N-acetylglucosamine 4,6-dehydratase (inverting), with translation MALDLNHKSILVTGGTGSFGKQFVRTVFEKFPQVKRLVVFSRDELKQYEMSQEFSPAKYPAIRYFIGDVRDGERMHRACEGIDIVIHAAALKQVPAAEYNPMECIKTNIFGAENVINAALDCGVKEVVALSTDKAAAPINLYGATKLCSDKLFVAANNMKGARDLRFSVVRYGNVIGSRGSVVPFFLQERHKGVLPITHPDMTRFNISLEEGVDLVLYALEHSWGGEIFVPKIPSYKITEVARAIGPECEQQIVGIRPGEKLHEAMITETDALSTVELDRYYVILPSMPTWDVDKFIAEFNGKRVPLGFHYDSANNQEWLNAEQIRDEIRLHVDAHFAV, from the coding sequence ATGGCTCTCGACCTCAACCACAAATCCATCCTCGTTACGGGCGGCACCGGCTCGTTCGGCAAGCAGTTCGTGCGCACCGTTTTCGAAAAATTCCCGCAGGTGAAGCGCCTCGTGGTGTTCTCGCGCGACGAGCTCAAGCAGTACGAAATGAGCCAGGAGTTTAGCCCGGCCAAGTACCCGGCCATCCGCTATTTCATAGGCGATGTGCGCGATGGCGAGCGCATGCACCGCGCCTGCGAAGGCATCGACATCGTGATTCACGCCGCGGCCCTCAAGCAAGTGCCCGCCGCCGAGTACAACCCGATGGAGTGCATCAAGACCAACATCTTCGGGGCCGAGAACGTCATCAACGCCGCCCTCGACTGCGGCGTGAAGGAAGTAGTGGCCCTGAGCACCGACAAAGCCGCGGCCCCCATCAACCTCTACGGCGCCACCAAGCTCTGCTCGGACAAGCTCTTTGTGGCCGCCAACAACATGAAAGGCGCGCGCGACCTACGCTTTTCGGTGGTGCGCTACGGCAACGTAATCGGCTCGCGCGGGTCGGTAGTACCGTTCTTTTTGCAGGAGCGCCACAAAGGCGTGCTGCCCATCACCCACCCCGACATGACGCGCTTCAACATCTCGCTCGAAGAAGGCGTGGATTTGGTGCTGTATGCGCTGGAGCACTCCTGGGGCGGCGAGATATTCGTACCCAAAATCCCCAGCTACAAAATCACGGAAGTGGCCCGCGCCATCGGCCCGGAGTGCGAGCAGCAGATTGTGGGCATCCGCCCCGGCGAGAAGCTGCACGAGGCCATGATTACCGAAACCGACGCCCTGAGCACCGTGGAGCTGGACCGCTACTACGTCATCCTGCCGTCGATGCCGACCTGGGACGTGGACAAGTTCATTGCCGAATTCAACGGCAAGCGCGTGCCGTTGGGCTTCCATTACGACTCGGCCAACAACCAAGAATGGCTCAACGCCGAGCAGATTCGGGACGAAATCCGGCTGCACGTCGACGCCCATTTCGCTGTCTAA
- the pseC gene encoding UDP-4-amino-4,6-dideoxy-N-acetyl-beta-L-altrosamine transaminase, protein MPETAFQPTRALPYGRQHITDADVAAVTAALHADYLTQGPTVAEFEKQFAAYVGARYAVAVSNGTAALHLCALALNVQPGQRVITTPLTFAASANCVRYCGGEVHFADIDPATGLIDLLRVRALLEAHPKGYFTGLIPVDFAGLAVDLEAARQLADEFGLWIIEDSCHAPGGFFIDSKGREQLCGNGNFAALAIFSFHPVKHIATGEGGMITTNSEPLFHHLLRLRTHGITRDPADLKREPDGGWYMEMQELGYNYRLPDLNCALGLSQLARADEGLARRRALAARYDAAFAPVPGVRVLAPGRPGHAYHLYVIEVANRKGLYDFLKTKQIFAQVHYIPVHRMPYYEGLGWKAGDFPLVEDYYAHCLSIPLFPTLTDEEQDYVVACISEFVQKHEE, encoded by the coding sequence ATGCCTGAAACAGCCTTCCAGCCTACCCGGGCCCTGCCCTACGGCCGCCAACACATTACGGACGCCGATGTAGCGGCCGTGACGGCGGCCCTGCACGCCGACTACCTCACGCAAGGCCCCACCGTGGCCGAGTTTGAGAAGCAATTCGCTGCCTACGTAGGCGCCAGGTATGCCGTGGCCGTGAGCAACGGCACGGCAGCCCTGCACCTTTGCGCCCTGGCGCTCAATGTGCAGCCGGGCCAGCGCGTTATCACCACGCCCCTCACGTTTGCGGCCTCGGCCAACTGCGTGCGCTACTGCGGCGGCGAGGTTCATTTCGCGGACATTGACCCCGCCACCGGGCTTATCGATTTGCTGAGGGTTCGGGCGCTGCTCGAGGCGCACCCCAAAGGCTACTTCACGGGCTTGATTCCCGTGGATTTTGCCGGGCTGGCCGTCGATTTGGAAGCGGCCCGCCAGCTCGCCGACGAGTTTGGTCTTTGGATAATTGAAGACTCCTGCCATGCCCCGGGCGGTTTTTTCATTGACTCCAAGGGCCGGGAGCAGCTTTGCGGCAACGGCAACTTTGCCGCCCTGGCCATTTTCAGCTTCCACCCGGTCAAACACATTGCCACCGGCGAGGGCGGCATGATTACCACCAACAGCGAGCCGCTGTTTCACCACTTGCTGCGCCTGCGCACCCACGGCATCACCCGCGACCCCGCCGACCTCAAGCGCGAGCCCGATGGCGGTTGGTACATGGAAATGCAGGAATTGGGCTACAACTACCGCCTGCCCGACCTCAACTGCGCCCTCGGCCTGAGCCAGCTCGCCCGCGCCGACGAAGGCTTGGCTCGTCGCCGGGCGCTAGCCGCCCGCTACGACGCCGCTTTTGCCCCAGTGCCCGGCGTGAGAGTGCTGGCTCCCGGCCGCCCCGGCCACGCCTACCACCTCTACGTCATCGAGGTAGCCAACCGCAAAGGCCTCTACGACTTCCTCAAAACCAAACAGATTTTTGCCCAGGTGCACTACATCCCGGTGCACCGCATGCCCTATTATGAGGGCTTGGGCTGGAAAGCGGGCGACTTTCCATTGGTGGAAGACTACTATGCCCACTGCCTCAGCATTCCGCTTTTCCCGACCTTGACGGATGAAGAACAGGACTATGTGGTAGCGTGCATTTCGGAATTTGTCCAGAAGCACGAAGAATAA
- a CDS encoding alpha/beta fold hydrolase: MELHFVRRGTGRPLLLVHGIGGSWRSWNTIIDALAAERDVIAVDLPGHGETPQLNGIHSIATLADAVTGFLTQHDLLGIDAVGSSMGARLVLELARRGGVLGAVVSLDPGGFWQGWQIPFFYHSVDVSVKLVKALQPVMPALASSAVGRTVLLPQFSARPWAVDAQQARDEMYTFAHSPAFDELLDQLAHGEAQQGAAKGSIPGPLLIGWGRQDRVCLPSQSKRALAKFPDARLYWFEHCGHFPQWDQPAEATRLILAVTNRQPFTDASIARARPAVPAPALAKAAVGGPRWRCWPAASGCFRRGGKGAGSPARNRTAARWRPGLPGTKKPRPFSRTEALSN, encoded by the coding sequence ATGGAGTTGCATTTTGTCCGCCGCGGCACCGGCCGTCCCCTGTTACTGGTTCACGGCATCGGCGGCAGCTGGCGGTCTTGGAACACGATTATCGACGCCCTGGCCGCCGAGCGCGACGTTATTGCCGTCGATTTGCCCGGCCACGGCGAAACCCCCCAGCTGAACGGCATCCACTCCATCGCCACCTTGGCCGACGCGGTGACGGGCTTTCTCACCCAACACGACCTGCTCGGGATTGATGCCGTGGGCAGCTCCATGGGCGCCCGCCTGGTACTGGAGCTGGCCCGGCGCGGCGGCGTACTCGGCGCGGTGGTGTCGCTGGACCCGGGCGGGTTCTGGCAGGGCTGGCAGATTCCGTTCTTCTACCATTCGGTGGACGTGTCGGTAAAGCTGGTGAAGGCCCTGCAGCCGGTGATGCCCGCCCTGGCCAGCTCGGCGGTGGGCCGCACGGTGCTGTTGCCGCAGTTTTCCGCCCGCCCCTGGGCCGTGGATGCGCAGCAGGCCCGCGACGAGATGTACACCTTCGCCCACTCGCCCGCCTTCGACGAGTTGCTCGACCAGCTGGCGCACGGCGAAGCGCAGCAGGGCGCGGCGAAGGGCAGCATCCCCGGGCCCCTGCTCATCGGCTGGGGCCGGCAGGACCGGGTGTGTTTGCCGAGCCAGTCGAAACGGGCGCTGGCGAAATTCCCCGACGCCCGCCTGTATTGGTTTGAGCACTGCGGCCACTTTCCACAGTGGGACCAACCCGCCGAAGCCACGCGCCTGATTCTGGCCGTCACCAACCGGCAGCCCTTCACCGACGCGTCCATTGCCCGGGCGAGACCCGCCGTGCCGGCACCGGCGTTGGCCAAAGCCGCCGTCGGGGGGCCGCGTTGGCGCTGCTGGCCGGCGGCATCTGGCTGCTTTCGGCGCGGCGGAAAAGGGGCCGGTAGTCCGGCGAGGAACCGGACGGCAGCACGTTGGCGGCCCGGGCTTCCAGGCACAAAAAAGCCCCGGCCCTTTAGCAGGACCGAGGCTTTAAGTAACTAA
- a CDS encoding cytidylyltransferase domain-containing protein has protein sequence MQRAGIISQVRMGSTRLPSKVLLPAAGRPLLDYHVTRLCQSGLPVILATTTEPADDVLAAYAEANQLPYHRGSEADVLARYYETAQKFDLDVIVRVTSDCPLVDGPLIGAAVARYLEEGNPLVYRSNSIVRTFPRGLDFEIFSMELLAEAYANATLPYEREHVTPYIKAKPATAGRVIYRDEVWPGGDLSRFRITLDTAEDYEVLRALIEQYGAAELRVADLLALLEAHPEIMALNAHIEQKTT, from the coding sequence ATGCAGCGCGCCGGAATCATTTCGCAGGTGCGGATGGGCAGCACCCGGCTACCAAGTAAGGTGCTGCTGCCCGCCGCGGGCCGCCCGCTGCTCGACTATCACGTGACCCGGCTGTGCCAAAGTGGCCTGCCCGTAATCCTGGCCACCACCACTGAGCCCGCCGACGACGTGCTGGCCGCCTACGCCGAAGCCAACCAGCTGCCCTACCACCGCGGCAGTGAAGCTGACGTGCTGGCCCGCTACTACGAAACGGCTCAGAAATTCGACCTCGACGTCATTGTACGCGTCACCAGTGACTGCCCTTTGGTGGATGGCCCCCTGATTGGGGCTGCCGTGGCGCGCTACCTCGAGGAAGGCAACCCGCTGGTTTACCGCTCCAACTCCATCGTCCGCACCTTTCCCCGGGGACTCGACTTCGAGATTTTCTCGATGGAGCTGCTGGCCGAAGCCTATGCCAATGCCACGCTGCCCTACGAGCGGGAGCACGTGACGCCCTATATCAAGGCCAAACCGGCCACGGCCGGCCGCGTGATTTACCGCGACGAAGTATGGCCCGGCGGCGACCTCAGCCGCTTCCGCATCACGCTCGACACGGCCGAAGACTACGAAGTACTGCGCGCCCTGATTGAGCAATACGGCGCGGCAGAGCTTCGCGTGGCCGACCTGCTGGCCCTGCTCGAAGCCCACCCCGAAATCATGGCTCTGAACGCGCACATCGAGCAAAAAACCACATGA
- a CDS encoding HAD family hydrolase, with protein sequence MPVLVFDLDDTLYPELSYVHSGFRAVAEFLSPLLGVPAEALAAGMIAEEATMGRGEVFDNVLHQHGRWSKALVGACLRTYRHHIPALALYPDAERCLTRFSSQPLYIVTDGHKEVQARKVTGLGLAGRVRHAYLTNRYGRHRAKPDPHVFDLICRREHVAPGEVIYVGDNPRKDFVGIKPLGFRTVRIMRGNYAHLEADEAHEAHRRIHSLDELTEDFVTSLCTPPRELAA encoded by the coding sequence ATGCCCGTTCTCGTTTTTGACCTCGACGACACGCTCTACCCCGAATTGAGCTACGTGCACAGCGGCTTCCGGGCGGTGGCCGAGTTCCTGAGCCCGCTGCTGGGCGTGCCGGCCGAAGCGCTGGCCGCGGGCATGATTGCCGAGGAAGCCACCATGGGCCGGGGCGAGGTATTTGATAACGTGCTGCACCAGCACGGCCGCTGGTCCAAAGCGTTGGTTGGCGCTTGCCTGCGGACTTATCGGCATCATATTCCGGCACTTGCGCTCTATCCCGATGCCGAGCGCTGCCTCACGCGCTTCAGTAGCCAGCCGCTTTATATCGTCACCGATGGCCATAAGGAAGTGCAGGCGCGCAAGGTGACTGGCTTGGGCCTGGCCGGCCGCGTGCGCCATGCCTACCTCACCAACCGGTATGGCCGGCACCGGGCCAAGCCCGACCCGCACGTGTTTGATTTGATTTGTCGGCGCGAACACGTGGCCCCCGGCGAGGTAATTTACGTGGGCGACAACCCGCGCAAGGACTTTGTAGGCATCAAGCCCCTGGGGTTTCGTACGGTGCGCATTATGCGAGGCAACTACGCGCACCTCGAAGCCGATGAGGCCCACGAAGCGCACCGGCGCATTCACTCGCTGGATGAGCTGACGGAAGATTTTGTAACCTCGCTCTGCACGCCCCCGCGGGAACTGGCTGCATAA
- a CDS encoding TylF/MycF/NovP-related O-methyltransferase — protein MSATAPISVLSGAPVPEQARRENFAQTLRESPIPNTELLNNLGLYLNRQTFSRLLFFTELYQQIIPVHGVAMEFGVRWGQNLALMHALRGIYEPFNYNRKIIGFDTFGGFPSVDPKDGDQVKEGDYGVTKNYQEYLSHILALHEADSPIPHKRKFELVAGDASETVPRYLKDHPETVIAFAYFDFDIYAPTKACLEAIRPRLTKGAVVAFDELNCPEFPGETLAFDEVFGVANYALRRSPLNPLISYLVI, from the coding sequence ATGTCCGCCACCGCCCCCATTTCCGTCCTCAGCGGAGCCCCTGTTCCCGAGCAGGCCCGCCGCGAAAACTTCGCCCAAACCCTGCGCGAGTCGCCCATCCCCAACACCGAGCTGCTCAACAACCTGGGGCTGTACCTGAACCGGCAAACGTTTTCGCGCCTGCTGTTTTTCACGGAGCTCTACCAGCAAATCATTCCGGTGCACGGCGTGGCCATGGAGTTTGGCGTGCGCTGGGGCCAGAACCTGGCTTTGATGCACGCACTGCGCGGCATCTACGAGCCGTTCAATTACAACCGCAAAATCATTGGCTTCGACACTTTCGGCGGCTTTCCGTCGGTAGACCCCAAGGACGGCGACCAGGTGAAAGAAGGCGACTACGGCGTGACGAAGAACTACCAGGAATACCTCTCCCACATCCTGGCCCTGCACGAGGCCGACAGCCCCATTCCGCACAAGCGCAAGTTTGAGCTGGTGGCCGGCGACGCCTCCGAAACCGTGCCCCGCTACCTGAAGGACCACCCCGAAACCGTCATCGCCTTCGCCTACTTCGACTTCGACATCTATGCCCCCACCAAGGCCTGCCTCGAAGCCATCCGCCCCCGCCTGACCAAGGGCGCCGTGGTGGCGTTTGATGAGCTTAACTGCCCGGAATTCCCCGGCGAGACGCTGGCCTTCGACGAGGTATTCGGCGTGGCCAACTACGCCCTGCGCCGCAGCCCGCTCAATCCGCTGATTTCTTACTTGGTTATCTGA
- a CDS encoding NAD-dependent epimerase/dehydratase family protein, giving the protein MVLPFKRIFISGGAGVIGQEMVRRLATLPADIQVLVGDIKPRPADFPVRFQYRQGDLNYLTEQEIGAFGPDLFIHLAATFERSTETYGFWEENFQHNVRLSHHLMTVQKDLPSLRRVVFASSYLIYDPALYNFAEVPAQARSLREDDPILPRNLTGMAKLAHEIELRFLQTFRGEQFSTAIPRIYRGYGRNGRDITSRWVRMLLAGEEITVYGAESFFDYLYAADTAEGMLRLAAAETVTGIINLGTGQARRVSEVVEVLRQNFPDLRAKYVASDIPFEASQADMTRWSSQIDWLPPTTLELAIPQIIAYEQARGDAPATKAPGHVLISSVAAKVPLVRAVQAAAKRLHPDMKVVGGDMNHACLAQHFTDAFWHMPATADEHLPEIIRYCLDHGIGHIIPTRDGELAFWSRHRAALAEAGIAVLVSALEAINRCIDKLEFSTFGQENGLPIIPAALGLDALGITTDVHGSATPGFVVKERHGAGSLSLGLNLPEAAALTHAHALQEPIFQPFVEGREISVDAYVDRSGKVRGLVPRTRDVIIHGESQITTTLDAPGLVSRLVPIVEKLGLYGPLVLQALLTPDGGLHIIECNCRFGGASTLGIAAGVDSFFWFLQEAAEADLNLFPFQPAAGPLRQVRAAADIIMRNFE; this is encoded by the coding sequence TTGGTTCTGCCCTTTAAACGAATTTTCATCAGCGGCGGCGCCGGCGTTATTGGCCAGGAAATGGTGCGCCGCCTGGCTACCTTGCCCGCCGATATTCAGGTGTTGGTCGGCGACATCAAGCCCCGGCCGGCGGATTTCCCGGTCCGCTTCCAATACCGGCAGGGCGACCTGAACTACCTCACCGAGCAGGAAATCGGCGCTTTCGGGCCCGACCTGTTCATCCACCTCGCGGCCACTTTCGAGCGCTCAACGGAAACCTACGGGTTCTGGGAAGAGAACTTCCAGCACAACGTGCGCCTGAGCCACCACCTGATGACGGTGCAGAAGGACCTGCCTTCGCTCCGCCGCGTGGTGTTTGCCTCGAGCTACCTCATATACGACCCCGCGCTCTACAACTTTGCCGAGGTGCCGGCCCAGGCCCGCAGCCTGCGCGAAGACGACCCCATCCTGCCCCGCAACCTGACGGGCATGGCCAAGCTGGCGCACGAAATTGAGCTGCGCTTTTTGCAAACCTTTCGGGGCGAGCAGTTCAGCACGGCCATTCCGCGCATCTACCGCGGCTACGGCCGCAACGGGCGCGACATCACCTCGCGCTGGGTGCGCATGCTGCTGGCTGGCGAAGAAATCACGGTGTATGGCGCCGAGTCGTTCTTCGACTACCTCTACGCCGCCGACACGGCCGAAGGTATGCTGCGCCTCGCCGCGGCCGAAACCGTGACGGGCATCATCAACCTGGGCACTGGCCAAGCCCGCCGCGTGAGCGAAGTAGTGGAGGTACTGCGGCAAAACTTCCCCGACCTGCGGGCCAAGTACGTGGCGTCGGATATTCCATTCGAAGCCTCGCAGGCCGATATGACGCGGTGGTCGAGCCAGATAGATTGGCTGCCGCCCACCACGTTGGAATTGGCCATCCCCCAAATCATCGCCTACGAGCAAGCCCGGGGCGATGCTCCGGCCACTAAAGCGCCCGGCCATGTGCTCATCAGTAGCGTAGCGGCCAAGGTGCCACTGGTGCGCGCCGTGCAGGCCGCTGCGAAACGCCTGCACCCCGACATGAAAGTAGTAGGCGGCGACATGAACCATGCCTGCCTGGCCCAGCACTTCACCGATGCATTCTGGCATATGCCGGCCACCGCCGATGAGCACCTGCCGGAAATCATCCGCTACTGCCTCGACCACGGCATTGGACACATTATTCCCACCCGCGACGGCGAGCTGGCCTTCTGGAGCCGGCACCGCGCCGCGCTGGCCGAGGCCGGCATTGCCGTGCTGGTAAGTGCGCTGGAGGCCATAAACCGCTGCATCGACAAGCTGGAGTTCTCAACTTTTGGCCAGGAAAACGGCTTGCCCATCATCCCCGCGGCCCTGGGGCTGGATGCACTGGGCATCACCACCGATGTTCACGGCTCGGCCACGCCCGGCTTTGTGGTGAAGGAAAGGCACGGCGCGGGCTCTCTGAGCCTGGGCCTCAACCTACCGGAAGCGGCGGCCCTGACCCATGCGCACGCGCTGCAGGAGCCCATTTTTCAGCCCTTTGTCGAGGGCCGGGAAATCAGCGTGGATGCCTACGTGGACCGCAGCGGCAAAGTGCGCGGCCTGGTGCCCCGCACCCGCGACGTCATCATTCACGGCGAATCGCAGATAACAACCACGCTGGACGCCCCCGGCCTGGTGTCCCGCCTCGTTCCCATTGTCGAAAAGCTGGGCTTGTACGGCCCGCTCGTGCTGCAAGCCCTGCTCACCCCCGATGGCGGGCTGCACATTATTGAGTGCAACTGCCGCTTTGGGGGGGCCTCCACATTGGGCATCGCGGCCGGAGTAGATTCGTTTTTCTGGTTTTTGCAGGAGGCGGCGGAGGCCGATTTAAACCTGTTTCCGTTCCAGCCTGCGGCGGGACCGTTGCGCCAGGTGCGGGCAGCAGCCGATATCATAATGAGGAATTTTGAATGA
- a CDS encoding GNAT family N-acetyltransferase produces MTTYIPLPQTEHRWENYRLIPIRYEDREPIRAWRNAQLEVLRQAEPLTAEQQDAYFQRVVMPLFDQEKPGQLLFSLLHHDELVAYGGLVHISWPDSRAEVSFLADPARAAAPETYRDDFLAHLRLLGQAAFVGLKFNRLFTETYDIRPAHVAILEEAGFRLEGRLRQHVRLAPDTFADSLMHGQLATDYATTFGSAL; encoded by the coding sequence TTGACCACCTACATCCCCCTCCCCCAAACCGAACACCGCTGGGAAAACTACCGGCTCATTCCCATTCGCTACGAAGACCGGGAGCCCATCCGGGCCTGGCGCAATGCCCAGCTGGAGGTGCTGCGCCAAGCCGAGCCGCTCACGGCCGAGCAGCAAGACGCTTATTTCCAGCGTGTGGTAATGCCTTTGTTTGACCAGGAAAAGCCGGGGCAACTGCTCTTTTCACTTCTGCACCACGACGAGCTGGTAGCCTATGGGGGCCTCGTGCACATCTCTTGGCCCGACAGCCGGGCCGAAGTCTCCTTTCTGGCCGATCCCGCGCGGGCTGCGGCGCCGGAAACATACCGGGATGACTTTCTCGCCCACCTGCGCCTGTTGGGCCAGGCCGCTTTTGTTGGGCTGAAATTCAACCGCTTGTTCACCGAGACCTACGACATCCGGCCCGCGCACGTCGCCATCCTGGAAGAAGCTGGCTTCCGGCTCGAAGGGCGCCTGCGCCAGCACGTGCGCCTGGCTCCGGATACCTTTGCCGACTCACTGATGCACGGCCAACTGGCCACCGACTATGCCACAACCTTTGGTTCTGCCCTTTAA
- a CDS encoding pseudaminic acid biosynthesis-associated methylase, with the protein MTFFNCQITLQHTQQEDFWAGDFGREYTDRNSRPLDEWNAFYRDLYGHTKLEMNAEFLSDLPRDARILEVGCNTGMQLVGLQAAGFTNLYGIELQQYAVEKARDFVRGVNILQGSGFDLPFKDNYFDVVCTNGVLIHIAPEDLPRIMGEMVRCSSRYIMGYEYYAPETTPIKYRGNEGFLWKTDFAQVFLDNFPELRLVKQKLYPYINDAERGNQDVVYLLEKTTA; encoded by the coding sequence ATGACGTTCTTTAATTGCCAAATAACCTTGCAGCACACCCAACAAGAGGATTTCTGGGCCGGCGATTTCGGCCGGGAATACACCGACCGCAACTCCCGCCCGCTCGACGAGTGGAACGCCTTTTACCGCGACCTCTACGGCCATACCAAGCTGGAGATGAACGCCGAATTCCTCAGTGACCTGCCGCGCGATGCCCGTATTCTGGAAGTGGGCTGCAACACCGGCATGCAGCTGGTGGGGTTGCAAGCCGCTGGCTTCACCAACCTGTACGGCATTGAGCTGCAGCAATACGCCGTGGAGAAGGCGCGCGACTTTGTACGGGGGGTGAACATCCTGCAAGGCAGCGGCTTCGACCTGCCGTTCAAAGACAATTACTTCGACGTGGTATGCACCAACGGCGTGCTCATTCACATTGCGCCCGAAGACCTGCCGCGCATCATGGGCGAAATGGTGCGCTGCTCCAGCCGCTACATCATGGGCTACGAGTACTACGCCCCCGAAACCACGCCCATCAAGTACCGCGGCAACGAAGGTTTCCTTTGGAAAACCGACTTTGCCCAGGTCTTCCTGGATAATTTCCCGGAGCTGCGCCTCGTGAAGCAGAAGCTATACCCCTACATCAACGACGCCGAGCGCGGCAACCAGGACGTGGTGTACCTGCTCGAGAAAACCACCGCCTGA
- a CDS encoding S1C family serine protease, whose amino-acid sequence MDSYSQIVISAVEAARHSVVKIDVRKKNKQQKLAPVGSGSGFLFSTDGYVFTNSHVVHGAEDIRLTFTDGGEHPATLVGEDPDSDLALLHTPAAGHPAARLGDSAAIQIGQLVIAIGNPYGFQHTVTSGVVSALGRTLRTETGRLIDNIIQTDAALNPGNSGGPLIDADGQVLGVNTATIRGAQGLCFAIGINTATTILPALLTEGRVRRGYLGLMTQQIALHPRVVNFHQLPTHQALFVVSVEAGSPAEVGGLREGDFVVAFADQPVASSDDLFRLLTHEKIGAFHYLTVLRGQQILDLRITPVDNSAGQARVRPVAA is encoded by the coding sequence ATGGATTCCTATTCGCAAATCGTTATTTCGGCCGTGGAAGCGGCCCGGCATTCCGTCGTGAAGATTGACGTACGGAAGAAAAACAAGCAGCAAAAACTGGCCCCGGTAGGGTCGGGCTCCGGGTTTTTGTTTTCCACCGACGGCTACGTCTTCACCAACAGCCACGTGGTGCACGGGGCGGAAGACATCCGCCTCACCTTCACCGACGGGGGCGAGCACCCGGCCACGCTGGTCGGCGAAGACCCCGATTCGGACCTGGCCCTGCTGCACACGCCGGCCGCGGGGCACCCGGCCGCCCGGCTCGGCGACTCCGCGGCCATTCAAATCGGCCAGCTTGTCATTGCCATTGGCAACCCCTACGGCTTCCAGCACACCGTAACCAGCGGCGTGGTGAGTGCGCTGGGCCGTACCCTGCGCACCGAAACCGGGCGCCTGATTGACAACATCATCCAGACCGATGCCGCCCTGAACCCCGGCAATAGCGGCGGGCCGCTTATCGACGCCGACGGGCAGGTGCTGGGCGTGAACACGGCCACCATTCGGGGCGCGCAGGGGCTGTGCTTTGCCATCGGCATCAACACGGCCACGACCATTCTGCCCGCCCTGCTCACCGAAGGACGGGTGCGGCGCGGCTACCTGGGGCTCATGACCCAGCAGATTGCCCTGCACCCGCGGGTGGTGAACTTTCACCAATTGCCCACCCACCAGGCCTTGTTTGTGGTGAGTGTGGAGGCGGGCTCGCCAGCCGAGGTGGGCGGCCTGCGCGAAGGCGACTTTGTGGTGGCATTTGCCGACCAGCCCGTGGCCAGCAGCGACGACCTGTTCCGGTTGCTGACGCACGAAAAAATCGGGGCGTTTCATTACCTCACCGTCCTGCGCGGCCAGCAAATACTCGACCTGCGCATCACGCCCGTCGACAACAGCGCGGGCCAGGCCCGGGTGCGGCCAGTGGCCGCGTAA